A region from the Lentisphaera araneosa HTCC2155 genome encodes:
- a CDS encoding methyltransferase domain-containing protein, with translation MSRGHFNNHAADYDQYAHIQRRIANTLIQEIPKETAPKRILEIGAGTAYISQQLMGIFPYSEFYICDPALQMIEVAKEKLGNKAQYQICELPNDDQGFDLIITSMAIQWVPDWNLWMQKVAELANPNATLLIATPTMGTLSFLPKAFEAAEMDYKGLNYRDAKSLRTSAEHYFNKVNKFTLPFSESFESSIDFFKKIHRIGANVEEEQLNPGQLRKLIKECEKLKRDNILEARYEVTFLQAHKS, from the coding sequence ATGTCTAGAGGTCACTTTAACAATCACGCTGCAGATTATGATCAGTACGCACACATACAAAGACGTATCGCCAACACTCTCATCCAAGAAATCCCCAAAGAAACAGCACCTAAACGCATTTTGGAAATCGGGGCCGGCACAGCTTATATAAGCCAGCAACTCATGGGAATCTTTCCCTATAGCGAATTCTACATATGTGACCCTGCTCTTCAAATGATTGAAGTAGCAAAAGAAAAACTTGGAAATAAAGCTCAATATCAAATCTGTGAACTCCCTAATGATGATCAAGGTTTTGATTTAATTATTACTAGCATGGCTATTCAATGGGTTCCTGACTGGAATCTTTGGATGCAAAAAGTGGCGGAACTCGCAAATCCAAATGCGACCCTACTCATTGCGACCCCCACAATGGGAACACTAAGTTTTTTACCTAAAGCCTTCGAGGCAGCCGAAATGGATTATAAAGGCTTAAATTATCGCGATGCAAAATCATTAAGAACTTCTGCTGAGCACTATTTTAATAAAGTTAACAAGTTCACGCTCCCTTTTTCTGAAAGTTTTGAATCATCTATCGACTTTTTCAAGAAGATTCACCGCATTGGTGCCAACGTCGAAGAAGAACAATTAAATCCTGGACAACTGAGGAAACTTATCAAAGAGTGCGAAAAACTTAAAAGAGACAATATATTAGAAGCTCGATATGAGGTAACTTTTCTACAAGCGCATAAGTCATGA
- a CDS encoding alpha/beta fold hydrolase, translating to MKLIAIPGWACDKQYFNFLENVKCFDWGFYSSDNTDPKVFLAGEMNEDFIFLAYSMGSLYLDEVLSSKFCKGAIVLSGFTSFCGQDNKDSKLVEKVSQMGSALIANPAKLIESFQTLAGSSFRKNEYYNKEILLKGLDILKTKRTQVDSCKKPMLLLRGQKDRILYPKVALQLSRRFPNAEQHCFIGEKHDLSQSTEAQETIKKFLEVNNV from the coding sequence ATGAAACTCATCGCTATTCCCGGCTGGGCTTGTGACAAGCAATACTTTAATTTTTTAGAAAATGTCAAATGTTTTGATTGGGGATTTTATTCCTCTGACAACACTGATCCAAAAGTTTTTTTAGCAGGTGAAATGAATGAAGACTTCATTTTCCTAGCTTACTCAATGGGTAGTCTTTACCTCGATGAAGTTTTGTCGTCAAAGTTCTGCAAAGGGGCCATCGTCTTAAGCGGCTTCACTTCTTTTTGTGGTCAAGATAACAAAGATAGTAAACTCGTCGAGAAAGTCTCACAAATGGGCTCAGCCTTAATTGCGAACCCCGCAAAACTTATCGAAAGCTTTCAAACTTTAGCTGGGAGCTCTTTTCGTAAGAATGAGTACTATAATAAAGAGATCTTATTAAAAGGACTCGATATCCTAAAAACGAAAAGAACTCAAGTGGATTCTTGTAAAAAACCCATGCTTTTACTTAGAGGACAAAAAGACCGCATTCTTTACCCAAAAGTTGCTTTGCAGCTCTCTAGACGCTTCCCAAATGCTGAACAACATTGCTTCATTGGAGAAAAGCATGATTTAAGTCAATCAACAGAAGCTCAAGAGACGATTAAAAAATTTCTAGAGGTGAATAATGTCTAG
- a CDS encoding prepilin peptidase codes for MIEQQLTNLFYDHFFFVGAFFTFVVGCCVGSFLNVVIWRLPLGMSLSVPGSHCPMCKTEIKLYDNVPILGWLVLKGKCRACKVSISPRYLVIEAVTGLMWLAVMYAGRHYDLPLSQTLLALIATSILVAASLTDIETRTIPIQLVYFGLATAFILALAFPESQLLGHDHKLFETQPVYSALNGFNPRLRSLFHCLFNVSIAYSFMFLCAKLGRKVFGSHTIECDPPVQVRLRKDNCQAEDDEALAWTEILSEKDEKIRFFTCENQVVEVNRKGFATKDGLDYKIDEEQKIFINKLTFPSAVIGGGDLSLITLCAAFVGIQGALVSLGFASLFGMIYLMISKKEAKMTQRAIPFAPFIAIFVWSWFLLWPFYIEQIRILVKALRT; via the coding sequence ATGATTGAGCAACAACTCACCAACCTCTTCTACGATCACTTCTTTTTTGTAGGAGCATTTTTCACCTTTGTTGTAGGTTGCTGTGTCGGCAGCTTCCTTAATGTTGTTATATGGCGGCTACCGTTGGGTATGAGTTTGAGTGTTCCTGGCTCACACTGCCCCATGTGTAAAACAGAAATTAAACTCTACGACAATGTCCCTATCCTAGGTTGGCTCGTACTTAAAGGTAAATGTCGAGCTTGTAAGGTTTCAATTTCACCTCGCTACCTCGTCATCGAAGCCGTCACTGGTTTGATGTGGCTCGCCGTCATGTATGCAGGTCGCCACTACGACCTTCCTCTGAGCCAAACCTTACTCGCTCTCATTGCGACTTCCATATTAGTAGCAGCTAGTTTGACTGACATTGAAACACGCACCATCCCCATTCAACTCGTTTATTTTGGTTTAGCAACGGCTTTCATCCTGGCCTTAGCCTTTCCTGAAAGCCAACTTTTGGGTCACGATCATAAATTATTTGAAACTCAACCTGTTTATTCCGCCCTAAATGGCTTCAATCCTAGGTTGCGCTCTTTATTTCACTGCCTATTCAATGTCAGCATTGCCTATAGCTTTATGTTTCTCTGTGCAAAACTGGGGCGTAAAGTTTTTGGCTCTCATACCATTGAATGTGACCCACCCGTACAAGTCCGCCTTCGAAAAGATAATTGCCAAGCTGAAGATGATGAAGCTCTGGCTTGGACAGAGATCCTTAGTGAGAAAGATGAAAAAATTCGCTTTTTCACCTGCGAAAATCAAGTTGTCGAAGTCAATAGAAAAGGCTTTGCCACAAAAGATGGCTTAGATTACAAAATTGATGAAGAACAAAAAATCTTTATTAATAAACTGACTTTCCCAAGTGCTGTCATTGGAGGCGGTGATTTAAGCCTCATTACTTTATGTGCCGCCTTCGTGGGAATCCAAGGTGCTTTAGTTTCCTTAGGGTTTGCGAGTTTATTTGGCATGATCTACCTCATGATCAGTAAAAAGGAAGCTAAGATGACTCAACGTGCCATCCCCTTTGCTCCCTTCATCGCCATTTTCGTTTGGTCATGGTTCTTGCTTTGGCCCTTTTATATCGAACAAATTAGAATTCTTGTAAAAGCCCTGCGAACATGA